A genomic region of Castor canadensis chromosome 16, mCasCan1.hap1v2, whole genome shotgun sequence contains the following coding sequences:
- the Tmem147 gene encoding BOS complex subunit TMEM147, which translates to MTLFHFGNCFALAYFPYFITYKCSGLSEYNAFWKCVQAGVTYLFVQLCKMLFLATFFPTWEGGIYDFIGEFMKASVDVADLIGLNLVMSRNAGKGEYKIMVAALGWATAELIMSRCIPLWVGARGIEFDWKYIQMSIDSNISLVHYILASAQVWMITRYDLYHTFRPAVLLLMFLSVYKAFVMETFVHLCSLGSWTALLARAVVTGLLALSTLALYVAVVNVHS; encoded by the exons ATGACCCTGTTCCACTTCGGGAACTGCTTCGCCCTCGCCTACTTCCCTTACTTCATCACGTACAAGTGCAGTGGCCT GTCTGAATACAACGCCTTCTGGAAATGCGTCCAGGCCGGGGTCACCTACCTCTTTGTGCAGCTGTGCAAG aTGCTGTTTTTGGCCACTTTCTTCCCCACCTGGGAAGGCGGCATCTATGACTTCATTGGG GAGTTCATGAAGGCCAGCGTGGATGTGGCAGACCTGATAGGCCTAAACCTTGTCATGTCCCGGAATGCCGGCAAGGGGGAGTACAAGATCATGGTTGCTGCCCTGGGCTGGGCCACCGCCGAGCTCATTATGTCCCG CTGCATCCCCCTCTGGGTTGGAGCCCGGGGCATTGAGTTTGACTGGAAATACATTCAGATGAGCATCGACTCCAACATTAGTCTG gtCCATTACATTCTCGCATCTGCCCAGGTCTGGATGATAACACGCTATGATCTGTACCACACCTTCCGGCCAGCTGTCCTCCTGCTGATGTTCCTTAGTGTCTACAAGGCCTTTGTCATGGA GACCTTCGTCCACCTCTGCTCCCTGGGCAGCTGGACAGCACTGCTGGCCCGTGCAGTGGTAACGGGGCTGCTGGCCCTCAGCACCTTGGCCTTGTATGTCGCTGTCGTCAATGTGCACTCCTAG